The following is a genomic window from Plectropomus leopardus isolate mb chromosome 3, YSFRI_Pleo_2.0, whole genome shotgun sequence.
taaaaatggatggatggatggatagaaagGTAGATAATCTTAACGCTGAGCATCTTCATCAAcacagacaagaaaaataaagctacATCTAGTGTCAATTACCATCTCAATCTCATTTAGGTAGTAGTCGATGGAGTCTCTTTGGTCTGTTTGTGCTCCTTAAGCTTCACTCTTATGAAGTCCTTTGCATCATTAAAGATGTGCCGGATTGTCTGATGCGGCCCTGGCAAACGTCTCATCAGCAGAGGGGAATGCGTTGTAAAGCTGCAGAGCAGATCGAAACAATAACATTTAACGGGAATTCAGTAAAAGATTGTCTATTTCAGTCAGTATCATATATTGAAATTCCAATCACATATCAGTTCTTGTGCACCTtacacaatttcaatttgtactgtgcaaataaaaaatatgatataactGCACCAAAATACAGCCACTGGTATtgataaaactatttttctaaCTTAGCAGAAGCCTATAATTTGTTGTATAGTGGGAGTAAGGCAAAGGGTAATCTTaccaaatataaaacatattcctctttgtctttttctctttataacTTTTATTAGCTTTCTACTTCTTCCAGAATGTTAAAATACTCAAATGTTGAGTCGATTTCGAACAGATAAGTAGACAAAATAAACCATAAGCTCTAAATGAACATCATGAAAAACTTGACAGGAATGTTGCCTTCTCAAACCCATTAAATTCAACCAAATGTGCTGCTAATggaaaattcatgttttttgcatCTAATAGTAGGTCTACTATGTTTAGTAATATGATTAACCACAAGGCAAGTTATCAAATAACCGATATAGTGTGACATGAAATAATTCATTAGATAGGGATCTCTTATCTATGTGGGGATGCTTAAAACTATGACAAAATAGTGATTGGTGCTACCCTAGTGCAACTTTTCAACACATGGTGGTAGTATAGAGCTTCATAATTTTGGCACAGGGGAAGTACTATAGCCAATTTTATCTGCTAGATAACTGACTTCAAAATAAGACACAtttgtttctttgatttaaaaaataattcaaaaaacgGTGCAACTTAGTGTGAAAAGCCTCTGAGTCAGTGAATGGTaattgtttgggttttattcTTGTGGTATCAAATCTTTAGGAATTATCCTGTGTGACATAGAGAGTATTTAGGTccttactcaagtaaagtactaATATTTTATACCAATAAATGTTCTGCATTAAAGATgctaaaagtaagtataatcggGAACATGTGCTTAAAAGTATCAGAAGTTAAAGTATGAAATGCAGACAAAACTAactcaaaaatccaaaaaaattagaaatcaACTTGAATATTTATGAAAGTAGttgccaattattttttgtcaatcagcaaatttacttttttttttttagctgtaacTGTTGGGTAGTTATAttcataacaaaacatattttatctctttaaGTGATTTATGATTTTACAATTAGAATAAAGGAAGTTCACGGCTAGCTGTGGCTACGTCAAACAAATTCTTAATTATACCTACCTTTTAAAGCActctattatatattatttattttgatataccTATTGTATATTGTGTATATGTGTAGCTATAGTTGCTCTTGAAATTTGTTGTTCTCCTGTTTGATGATGTTATATGGGAGTATAAGGTTTTGAAGCCAATGAAGGAGTACAATATTTACTTTTGAAACATGGCAGAGTAATAGTGGAACCAAAAGAACAGACTCCAGTAAAGAAAAAGTATCAAATGTGCACTTAAGTACAGCAAGCTACTTGTGTACATGTACTTAGTTATAATTCACCCATAGACTCCTTAGAAAAGAACATATaacgtaaaacttcaaataaaagcctagtcccaattagACGGCCAGTCCCTTTTAGTAGCCCAATGtggcgacacattttgacaaataaaggcttTTGTCAATTAGAGTCCCAgtctggttgccatgcagttcatttttatagaagatCTTCAGATTTATAAAATCAGGTTGTTGGCTACTGAAAATGGAAGTTAGCTTTTATCAATATGGACATACTATAGACAATGTTTGTTTGGTAAAATTCTCCACAATTCAgttattcagttaattttgaCTGAAACCACGAGTAtcaaaaaagacagtattaCCGACACGGTAAgcaagagagacacaaagaaacagagatAAGCAGATGTAGcagactattttttaaagagcaaaggaaaaatgtccagcgAATTACATTCATTATAATacattcaaattattattaacggaattattataatttttgggttgtttttttttttttcaggcaatttctcattttatatttttgtgttgctgttttgttttattttctctttttttggagggggggtgccttctgggtcatttcttcttttgcagcTCATtactttcttcccatgttttggggaaaaagcCAGTTTGTCTAGGTTTCTTGAGgggttaaataaacaatttgatttaataataaataaatatttatatatttataaatatataaatatgaataaaagacCTCTCCCATATAAACACCTGTCCCAAATACAAGTCTGTTGAGctcaaaaaattaatataataacaGCCCGGGCTATTATATGAAGTTTTACGTGTGTGTACAGAGTGATTTGTTGAACTACAAGTTTATTGTGAAAGTCTCATGACCGGAAACTGTGAAGGTAGTGTTAAAACATCTTGTTAGCTTTCCGCTCTGTGACCTGCTGTGTGTCCTCCAAAGTTCAAGACTTGACAGCTGGTCATCTAAGGACAGGAGCAGCAAAATCATGGTTTTCGAGGAGAAGATGATCATGAACGGAGAGCCCGATGATGTTAGTAACTCTGAcggatataaaataaatattctgtGCCGGTAACGTCTGGTTATCTTAGCTAGCAAGCTAACACAACACGGCTAACGGAGCTGTATCATCACATAGCTTACGTTAGCATTAGCAATCGATACCATCGTTTAGAAACGTGTTAAAGCAAATTCATGCAGCAGAGTCAAACTTGCATGCTCGTATGTCCCCGGTGAtgtatttttactatttactgaatgtgttgtattttggttgtttttttaccaaaatgacAGCTAACTGTCTGATTGCTGGAGGTGAATGATGTCATTGATTTGGTCGTGTGTGTCTGTtccaggaggaggaagaggaggaggaggaggaagaggaagagatggTGGTATGTTCATTGCAGACCTACATTACAATCACAATATGTTAACTGACCGTCTGTACTAATGTGATATAACTTTTCATTGAATAAATCACATTGTCAAACGAGGAAAGAGGCGTCTATTTTTAAGATAGAAGGGAAAACAgtataaatcaatcaaatataAGACACCCAAAGGTGTGTTAAAAAGAGAAAGGTGTATAAAATATGGGCAATATTTAGACTTCCTGTCCTTCCCCCCTATATGACCAACAAATACCAGACGTGGGGTCGTTTCAGGACTGCTCCTTTGTCACCCCCCTTGCTCTGACCTATAAATACATGAggcattttctttctctccatagATTGAATTTGACTGAAGAAATCTTTTAGCACTTTAATTaagacttgaaaccattttttttaatgtaagtatgagtaaaaggttttgaaaataGCTAAAATAGATGTGAAATCCTCTGTCCAGTTGCATTATTTTCCAGTATTGTAGATAAGCAAATTTACATGTCATGATAATTGTCAAGTTTTATATCATGGTATACCCTAAAACCAGTATATTGCTGCTACATAAATCCTCTCTTATCTCCTTCATAAACTAGATTACCAGGTAATGAGTTACAAATTTATGATCATCTTGAGGGCTCTAGTTTGTGGTGCTGTCATTTAGATTATTgcagtatttggtttgtcttGATACCAATAAGGATGGGAATACAGATTCAAGAACCTTGCCCACATTAACCACACTGGTATTGTATGCTTCTAAGCTTATCAGTTCCTTTTCTCAACGTTGGCATATTATTCTTAAAGCTACACATTGCTAAATACTGATGTCAAACTCTACATGACTGGAAAACTGTAATGAGAAAATGGCAAAAGGACTTGCACTTGTGTAGAGCTTTTCTAGTTGTACGATCAcccaaagcactttcacactacttgTCACATCGGctcattcacacatacacttgTGGCCTAGGCTAATGTACAatgtgccacctgctactcaatTTTGCTGCCAGTTTCGGGCTCAGTATATTGAAGGGCTGTAAATCACCATTttcatcacaatacaatattttatggtttgttttttcttttttcttttttttttggacaaggATACAATAATTGGCTTTATCGCAAAGATACGGTTTTGATTCAGTTGAGGGGACTGCAGTTGATATTAAGACAATATCATATGCCTATTTAACACAACCTAATACAGAAGAAGCTGCTAcccctttcttttttgcttttggttgtaaaccataaaaacaacacagaaacaattataaataattGTAACTAATTAAGTGCAGTTAAGTTTACATTGACAATACTAAcacacatcaaagacaaaagaGATACAGTAACTTTCAGGGCTTTCAGAAAATCCCTTTCTGCCAGACATAATTTCATTTCAACCCAAATTTTGGCTATCTGGCTAAAAAACCTGAAGGCTAACTTCTCAGAACAACAGTCAAACGTGAATTAACAACAATGCCATTTAACAAAAGTATGAAATTATGCTGAATAATACCTGTTAAGATGCACAAGCTGAACTGTTTTCTGCAGATCACACAGTATTAGCGTAAACACGAAAACACCGCATAAATTAGCTTAGCGGCTAGCGCAGTTTgtgtaaatttacattttacaatttccttttttcctacTCACCGCTGGTTTCAGCTGATACATCCTCCGAAAAACAGCACGGTTGAATTTTACACCGCATTCACGTTTTTTTCCGTcaaacattgttgaaacagagaAGCTAACTTTAATATTGCCGTGTTGTCGTAGCAAGAAGTTAGCTTAGTGAGCTACCTGTCCTGCCAGGTACGCCACACATTTCAAATTTGCTCTGTcggttcttcttcttcttcttctaatgTCGTCCCGGCAGGCAGCACACTGTTAAGTGTAATGCTGCCACGCACAGTTTGGGATGAGGTACTGCAGCTACAGACCCGTGGGGTGCGTAGGTATTTAAGAAGCGTttcagcgtcaggttgaaagtTTGTCACAGAGGAAAACATCGACTTAAAAGGAGAAAGCGGAGAATCCCACATCTAATAGCTCCCGGAAAAGCTGTTGTCTTTAACTTCTGTGGttgtcacaggaaaaaaaaacaaaaacaccaaacgcTGGGCTGGTTACTATCATCAGcctgacacagaatttcaaaataaaagcccacaCTAAGGATGATGATACGGATTAATGTTTACACTACACGTTGATCAAATTGCATTGTTGATCATTGAATTGATATATCGATCTAAATCGAGGACGATggtttatactttttatttatttattctgttttcaagATCCATGTTTGCTTATTTCATGTGTTGTTCTtgttaatgtttgttgtttcttcACTCAAACTCTAAAGCACttgaattgcatttgatttatttgaatgttGTGATATAGGCTAAATAAAATTTGATCCCAAACCACTGCCGTCCAATAAGGAGGAATCACGGTGGAGGTGAAAAATGTGGcttcatttcacaaagaaaaatgacaacaatgctgcttgttatgtttaaaaagtgatCGTTTCAAGCAAggttaaaacacaataatatattCCCAAGTCACCAACAGGGAAACTGAGTTTCTGATCATATGCTGAATGTGTGAGAATCTTTTGAAAGATGCTCATTGTTGCAGCTTCTTCTGTATGTCCTCTATTAACTCCTTGGACAGCTTGCGCAAACACCCCCAACGCGTTATCTTTCAAATTATTTGGCTTGTTTTACTCACGTTAAGATGACTTGTTTGGCATTGTCAGGCTGGCTTGTGGTCCGATGGCTTGTTCAGTAATCAAagtcaaacacacattcatggaaaagaaaaatagccCTTTGCaatgctttaaaacaaaatcaagccctaagaggcaaaataaaataataaacttaaaGGTTTTTATTGAAGAGACACACCTGTGTCTGTTAATTGGCTGGGACCTGAGGATCCTATTTACATAATACACAGAGGccaccactagatggcaataatttctcactatttatacaaaataaataaacttaacactCATTAAAGCAGATAATCTGAATGCTgcgtttttttcctgttttaggATCCTCTGGAAACAATGCGACAGAAGTGTGAAGAGACAGAGCACTGCGTTCACACTCGGGAGCGCCTGGAGCATTGTGAGACCAGAGTTGGCTCCAGGTCTTCAACAACGGAGGATTGTACTGAGGAGCTGTTTGACTTCCTGCATGCTCGGGACCACTGTGTAAGTGTAGCAGAGAAgcagaatataaaaatacaccCAAAAGAATCAAGGGTCATAAGTAGGCATTTTGATATTATTGTGGCTCACATTATTTTTGCCAACAAGGGGCGCCAAAGCTCCTTTACAATAGCACTGTTTCATAGTGACCTCTGACATTTGGGAGAGCTCTGTGTCTGCCACATAAATAGTTGTTAATTTACCCTTTGCTAACTggtgcaaattggcttgattttttttagagaatATGGAAAGAAGGCCATgaataacataacaaaaaaatgatccaaaaatttgcaagatttttttttttttttgaagatgcaagaaaattacctattATCTATGTACCtataaaacaggaaagaaaagtAACTTAAAGTAACTTAGTAACTTAACTCATAACTTACCTTGCACTGCTTGTAGTATGTTTGCATTAATGGATTTCCTCTTATTTCTTCTGTAGGTGTCACACAAACTTTTCCATTCAGTCAAATGAAGTCCTCCCTGACCATTGCACTACTGGCTGATGACATTCTTCAAAGATTGTATTATGAGGAGAACATGGTTTTAAATAAATCCACATGTGGATCTGCTGTGTGTTGTAACTTTAAATGTATACTACACTGTATCTGGttgaaagtatttaaaaagGTGGAATGAGTCAACATTTCATTAAACTGGATGGCTTTAAAACCTAATCCTGAGtcacaactttattttatgactCCTATAAAGCTAAAGCTCGATAAGCTGATTCatgtaataaagtaaatatttaatatataatgaGAATAGTTTGTAATCAAAGCCCCACAATAATTTACTGGTGGAAAAAGAATAACTTGTTCTGTAAAATCCATGCAGGTGATTATTACACAAGGAAAACAAAGGGGAGTTATTGAAAATGTGCAAGATTTAACTTGTTCAAGTCCTGCATGGAAATTTGTCACAGGGATGGCAGTTTTAATCTGGAAATGTTTCAGCGtaagatattttatttagaatttCTAAATCAACTGATTGATGCAGGGCTCTCATGTATCCTTTAAATCATTGAGGGGAAAAACTAAAATCACGGCCTTGAAATGGTTTGAAAATGGACATAAATCTAGTTCATCGAATGTACTTGAATTCATATATTTTGTGCAAGAACAGAAATTAACGATATTTTACCATAATAGTAGTCACTATCTGCTATCTGTGAGCTTctataaagcaaaaatataaattcagt
Proteins encoded in this region:
- the LOC121939836 gene encoding cytochrome b-c1 complex subunit 6, mitochondrial, which encodes MVFEEKMIMNGEPDDEEEEEEEEEEEEMVDPLETMRQKCEETEHCVHTRERLEHCETRVGSRSSTTEDCTEELFDFLHARDHCVSHKLFHSVK